The following proteins are co-located in the Microbacterium immunditiarum genome:
- a CDS encoding class I adenylate-forming enzyme family protein — MTSPTAPLSAILDQSWAEALEVASRRHGDRVAFHFDGAGWHQALTFAEWREASHRVAAGLAALGVRAGDRVAALAPGSAMWPILQTACSHLGAIIVPINTRYREDELRFVLARAEPAVIVLIGRYHVTDYVELVAAAGAVPELVTIDAPGVALEPAGGPGGRGRRTWAELLALGAAAPTPPIAGRATDAVLLQFTSGTSAFPKGALLSSRATLGATWYLAERMEVTSDDVYFSTQPMYHVGGSVATTLMALGAAPTMIVPERYSPEAVFELVPKYGCTVRTGQAAMYAMELAHPGYRREFFTTLTKAWSGGTPELRRIISREMGVPVMTTIYGLTETAGTTTINALDDPEEVWLHSCGRAIPGVEVAVRSEPGAPVVTTPGVEGEIVVRGWSVMLGYFRDDAATAQAIDADGWFHTGDIGRLDHAGNLFFVDRIKDMIKPGGENVSAAEVERIIRAIDGIAEVAVVGRPDERLGQVPVAFVSLHPGRAFDPGAIVGHCAAVMASFKVPREVHLVESWPMTESGKILKRELTARLAQNRASVVGPTG; from the coding sequence ATGACCTCTCCGACCGCTCCTCTCTCCGCCATCCTCGACCAGTCCTGGGCGGAGGCGCTCGAAGTGGCATCGCGTCGCCACGGTGATCGAGTCGCGTTCCACTTCGACGGCGCAGGATGGCATCAGGCACTCACCTTCGCCGAGTGGCGCGAGGCCTCCCACCGTGTCGCGGCGGGGCTCGCCGCGCTCGGAGTCCGCGCCGGGGACCGTGTCGCCGCGCTCGCGCCGGGCAGTGCGATGTGGCCGATCCTGCAGACGGCGTGCAGCCACCTCGGCGCGATCATCGTGCCCATCAACACGCGCTACCGGGAGGACGAACTGCGCTTCGTGCTCGCCCGCGCGGAACCGGCCGTCATCGTGCTCATCGGGCGGTATCACGTGACCGACTACGTCGAACTCGTGGCAGCCGCGGGTGCCGTCCCCGAGCTCGTGACGATCGATGCGCCAGGCGTCGCCCTCGAGCCCGCCGGGGGGCCAGGAGGGCGCGGTCGACGGACGTGGGCCGAGCTGCTCGCCCTCGGTGCGGCCGCGCCCACGCCGCCGATCGCGGGGCGCGCCACGGACGCCGTGCTGCTGCAGTTCACGTCGGGCACGAGCGCCTTCCCCAAGGGCGCGCTGCTGTCCAGTCGGGCGACGCTCGGCGCGACCTGGTACCTCGCGGAGCGCATGGAGGTCACCTCCGACGACGTCTACTTCTCGACACAGCCGATGTACCACGTCGGCGGATCGGTCGCGACGACGCTCATGGCGCTCGGGGCCGCGCCGACGATGATCGTGCCCGAGCGCTACTCGCCCGAGGCGGTGTTCGAGCTCGTCCCCAAGTACGGCTGCACCGTGCGGACAGGGCAGGCCGCGATGTACGCGATGGAGCTGGCCCATCCCGGCTATCGTCGCGAGTTCTTCACGACCCTCACCAAGGCATGGTCGGGGGGCACGCCGGAGCTGCGGCGCATCATCAGTCGCGAGATGGGCGTGCCGGTCATGACGACGATCTACGGCCTCACCGAAACGGCGGGCACGACGACGATCAACGCCCTCGACGACCCCGAGGAGGTATGGCTGCACTCGTGCGGTCGCGCCATTCCGGGCGTCGAGGTCGCCGTGCGGTCCGAGCCCGGTGCACCGGTGGTGACGACCCCGGGGGTCGAGGGAGAGATCGTCGTGCGGGGCTGGTCCGTCATGCTCGGCTACTTCCGCGACGACGCGGCCACCGCACAGGCGATCGACGCCGATGGGTGGTTCCACACGGGCGACATCGGACGCCTCGACCACGCCGGCAACCTCTTCTTCGTCGACCGGATCAAGGACATGATCAAGCCGGGGGGCGAGAACGTCTCCGCCGCGGAGGTGGAGCGGATTATCCGCGCGATCGACGGCATCGCCGAGGTCGCGGTCGTGGGGCGTCCGGACGAGCGACTCGGTCAGGTGCCGGTCGCTTTCGTCTCGCTGCATCCGGGTCGGGCGTTCGACCCCGGAGCGATCGTCGGGCATTGCGCAGCCGTGATGGCCAGCTTCAAGGTGCCCCGAGAGGTGCACCTCGTCGAGTCGTGGCCGATGACGGAGAGCGGCAAGATCCTCAAACGCGAGCTCACCGCGCGGCTCGCGCAGAACCGTGCCTCAGTGGTCGGGCCGACAGGATGA
- the denD gene encoding D-erythronate dehydrogenase: MRVIVTGGAGFLGQLVTKRLLNDGADHVTLVDLAAPRGSLAADPRIELRLGDLAETLTTLEPADLVVHLAAVVSSAAEDDFDLGMRVNIDATRGLLDRVRAWRTAPVVVFSSSLAVFGADPHLPPPDVVADDTLPRPQSSYGVQKLIGEHLVADYTRKGFLHGRSVRLMTVAVRPGAPNAAASSFVSGIIREPLAGVESICPVDPDLPIIVSSPRATVDGILAAAHADEASWGSRTAMNLPGLTTTPREMAAALDRVAGTGTSGLIRWERDPGIEEIVASWPARFAATRAERLGLSSAASFDDIVRTYLEDRG, translated from the coding sequence ATGCGGGTAATCGTAACGGGAGGCGCGGGCTTCCTCGGCCAGCTCGTCACGAAGCGACTTCTCAACGATGGCGCCGACCACGTCACGCTCGTCGACCTGGCGGCGCCGCGTGGATCTCTCGCCGCAGACCCCCGGATCGAGCTGCGGCTCGGCGACCTCGCGGAGACGCTCACCACCCTCGAGCCGGCCGACCTCGTCGTGCACCTCGCGGCCGTGGTGAGCAGCGCCGCCGAGGACGACTTCGATCTGGGCATGCGCGTCAACATCGACGCGACCCGCGGGCTCCTCGATCGGGTGCGCGCGTGGCGCACGGCCCCGGTCGTCGTCTTCTCCAGCTCGCTCGCGGTCTTCGGCGCCGACCCCCATCTGCCCCCGCCCGACGTCGTCGCCGACGACACACTCCCGCGCCCGCAGTCCAGTTACGGCGTCCAGAAGCTCATCGGCGAGCATCTCGTCGCCGACTACACACGCAAAGGGTTCCTGCACGGCCGGTCGGTGCGTCTCATGACCGTCGCCGTGCGGCCGGGGGCGCCGAACGCGGCGGCATCGAGTTTCGTCTCCGGGATCATCCGCGAGCCCCTGGCCGGGGTCGAATCGATATGTCCCGTCGATCCCGATCTGCCGATCATCGTCTCGTCCCCGCGCGCTACCGTGGACGGCATCCTTGCGGCAGCGCACGCCGACGAGGCGTCGTGGGGAAGCCGCACGGCTATGAACCTGCCGGGCTTGACCACGACACCGCGCGAGATGGCGGCGGCCCTCGACCGCGTGGCGGGGACCGGTACGAGTGGGCTCATCCGCTGGGAACGCGACCCGGGGATCGAGGAGATCGTCGCAAGCTGGCCGGCCCGCTTCGCGGCGACGCGAGCCGAGCGGCTCGGGCTCTCCTCCGCGGCGTCATTCGACGACATCGTCCGCACCTACCTGGAGGATCGAGGATGA
- a CDS encoding four-carbon acid sugar kinase family protein gives MGRENTGAAEIRSTVRSAVAGRILAVLDDDPTGSQSVRGVEVVTAFDEDAYVEAIADDRALFVLTNTRGLPEAEAVALTERIATQLFDVAARLGRALDLVSRSDSTLRGHVLPEIRALDAARRRTVGAGFDAVLLAPAFFEAGRTTVDDVHRVRVDGVDVPAGETEYARDKTFGYRASDLREFIAEKSGGAIDPSHVVSLSLDDIREGGADAIAARLTALRGGVFVVVNAETDEDYDVVALGVARARAVGRALLARCGPSFVRALAGIEPGEPLRAADVWPAGRRPGHGLVVVGSHVSGTTRQLARLRERVAVREFELDVARVLQDDAERDAHVAELAGQAAAALADSTVLVATSRELIPGQDPDSSLAIARRVSDALTTVAAAILPARPAWVVAKGGITSHETAVAGFGVRRAEVVGQLGRGIISLFRPVDSRPEALGMPYVVFAGNVGTPDSLADVVELLETPAP, from the coding sequence GTGGGACGAGAGAACACGGGCGCCGCTGAGATCCGATCGACCGTGCGCAGCGCCGTTGCCGGCCGTATCCTCGCCGTGCTCGACGACGACCCGACCGGCTCGCAGTCGGTGCGCGGCGTGGAGGTCGTCACCGCATTCGACGAAGACGCCTACGTCGAGGCGATCGCCGACGACCGCGCCCTCTTCGTGCTCACCAACACGCGCGGCCTGCCGGAGGCAGAAGCAGTCGCGCTCACCGAGCGCATCGCCACGCAGCTGTTCGACGTCGCAGCGCGACTCGGACGCGCGCTCGACCTCGTGAGCCGCAGCGACTCGACGCTGCGCGGTCACGTGCTGCCCGAGATCCGCGCGCTCGACGCCGCGCGCCGGCGCACTGTCGGAGCGGGCTTCGACGCCGTGCTCCTCGCCCCCGCATTCTTCGAGGCCGGCCGCACTACCGTCGATGACGTCCATCGCGTGCGCGTGGACGGTGTCGACGTACCCGCCGGCGAGACCGAGTACGCCAGGGACAAGACGTTCGGGTACCGGGCGAGCGACCTCAGAGAGTTCATCGCCGAGAAGTCGGGCGGCGCGATCGACCCATCGCACGTCGTCTCGCTCTCCCTGGACGACATCCGCGAGGGCGGCGCCGACGCGATCGCGGCGCGGCTCACCGCGCTGCGAGGCGGTGTGTTCGTCGTCGTCAACGCCGAGACCGACGAGGACTACGACGTCGTCGCGCTCGGTGTCGCACGCGCCCGAGCCGTCGGGAGGGCTCTGCTCGCCCGCTGCGGACCGTCGTTCGTGCGCGCCCTCGCGGGCATCGAGCCCGGCGAACCGCTCCGCGCCGCCGATGTCTGGCCTGCAGGCCGTCGTCCCGGGCACGGGCTCGTCGTCGTCGGTTCGCACGTTAGCGGTACGACGCGCCAGCTCGCTCGGCTGCGCGAACGGGTGGCTGTGCGCGAGTTCGAACTCGACGTCGCGCGCGTGCTCCAGGACGATGCGGAGCGCGACGCCCACGTCGCCGAGCTCGCCGGCCAGGCCGCCGCGGCTCTCGCGGACAGCACCGTCCTCGTCGCGACGAGCCGCGAGCTCATCCCCGGGCAAGACCCTGACTCCAGCTTGGCCATCGCGCGCCGCGTCTCGGACGCGCTCACGACGGTCGCCGCGGCGATCCTCCCTGCCCGACCGGCCTGGGTTGTCGCGAAGGGCGGAATCACCTCGCACGAGACCGCCGTCGCGGGTTTCGGCGTGCGCCGCGCCGAGGTCGTCGGTCAGCTCGGGCGCGGCATCATCTCGCTGTTCCGCCCCGTCGACTCCCGCCCCGAGGCGCTCGGAATGCCGTATGTCGTGTTCGCGGGCAACGTCGGCACGCCCGACTCGCTCGCCGACGTGGTCGAGCTGCTGGAGACCCCGGCGCCCTGA
- a CDS encoding GntR family transcriptional regulator, with product MKSGPAKDTMAVAVRDRMRADILGARLKPGQRLMFAELSERYGVSVGVTREALTWLSSQGLVKAVAHQGYMVTPLSVSELDELTDARLLIEPEVLKLSIRNGDTEWEGRIVAAHHVLSRTPSSAEGSDPDDDQAQDAWAEAHAAYHEALFSACKNARLMQVVRTFSEEAALYRRWSVSLGHINHEATAEHRALLEHALTREAEDAAEVLRQHIGHTRQMLKEYVEEEG from the coding sequence ATGAAGAGCGGTCCGGCGAAAGACACCATGGCGGTCGCGGTCCGTGACCGCATGCGCGCCGACATCCTCGGCGCACGCCTCAAGCCCGGGCAACGACTCATGTTCGCCGAGTTGAGCGAGAGATACGGAGTGAGCGTGGGCGTGACGCGCGAGGCGCTCACCTGGCTGTCGAGCCAAGGGCTCGTCAAGGCGGTCGCCCACCAGGGCTACATGGTCACCCCGCTCAGTGTCTCCGAACTCGACGAACTCACCGACGCCCGCCTGCTCATCGAGCCCGAGGTGCTCAAGCTGTCGATCCGGAACGGCGACACCGAGTGGGAGGGCCGCATCGTGGCCGCGCACCACGTGCTGAGCCGCACTCCCTCCTCGGCCGAGGGTTCCGACCCCGACGACGACCAGGCTCAGGATGCATGGGCAGAGGCGCACGCCGCCTACCACGAGGCGCTCTTCTCCGCGTGCAAGAACGCGCGTCTCATGCAGGTCGTCCGGACTTTCTCCGAGGAGGCGGCGCTGTACCGCCGCTGGTCGGTCTCGCTCGGGCACATCAATCACGAGGCGACCGCCGAGCACCGAGCGCTGCTCGAACACGCCCTCACCCGCGAGGCGGAAGACGCCGCGGAGGTGCTGCGGCAGCACATCGGGCACACCCGCCAAATGCTCAAGGAGTACGTCGAAGAAGAGGGTTGA